The Pseudophaeobacter arcticus DSM 23566 genome includes a region encoding these proteins:
- a CDS encoding cysteine hydrolase family protein encodes MSKTALLLVDIQNDYFPGGDWELHAMEQAAENAASLLAAAREAGQMVVHIRHENPSAEAPFFRPGSRGAEIHSAVAPTADEPILTKARPNSFLDTGLSDLLQEAGIEALTLCGAMSQMCIDATARAGRDLGFDITLAEDACAARAMAFGGVELSAQQVHAAFMAPLAMSYARVVSTAELLKN; translated from the coding sequence ATGAGCAAGACTGCATTGTTGTTGGTGGACATTCAGAACGACTATTTCCCAGGCGGGGACTGGGAGCTGCATGCGATGGAGCAGGCGGCTGAAAATGCCGCGTCTCTGCTTGCCGCAGCGCGTGAGGCTGGCCAGATGGTGGTTCATATTCGCCATGAAAACCCTTCGGCTGAGGCTCCGTTCTTTCGTCCGGGCAGCCGCGGGGCAGAAATTCACAGCGCGGTTGCCCCCACCGCAGATGAGCCGATTTTGACCAAGGCGCGGCCCAATAGTTTTCTCGACACGGGCCTGTCGGACCTGTTGCAAGAGGCCGGGATTGAGGCACTGACCCTCTGTGGCGCCATGAGCCAGATGTGCATTGATGCCACAGCACGGGCGGGGCGTGATCTTGGCTTTGACATCACCCTGGCAGAAGATGCCTGTGCCGCACGGGCCATGGCGTTTGGCGGCGTTGAGCTGAGCGCCCAGCAGGTTCATGCGGCCTTTATGGCGCCCTTAGCCATGAGCTATGCGCGGGTTGTTTCAACCGCTGAGCTGCTGAAAAACTGA
- a CDS encoding GlxA family transcriptional regulator — protein sequence MQERPNISLALVDYPGVQKSALWGLADLFSLVPRLAPDVPGPEITLVTAATPPDRDFTAFVFPPSLEQQRGTPGDPLADWAHSQHRRGAIACSVCAGAFWLGAAGLLQGRPATTHWALEQEFQTRFPQVDLQAEEILIDDHDVITAGGLMAWLDLGLHLVGLWYGPGMVSKLSRHLLVDPAGRAQRHYSSFRPNRSHGNSGILKAQRHMEQHLATPLASADLAQVAGMSLRSFSRHFDRATGYTPAAYLQSLRIEKARNRLEQSTATVAEISWAVGYADLPAFSRAFKSVTGLTPGAYRDRFRIAPQSRKP from the coding sequence ATGCAGGAACGGCCAAATATCTCACTTGCGCTGGTTGATTATCCCGGGGTGCAGAAATCCGCGCTTTGGGGGCTGGCGGATCTGTTTTCACTGGTGCCGCGCCTGGCCCCGGATGTGCCAGGGCCAGAAATCACCCTGGTGACCGCCGCGACCCCACCCGACAGGGACTTCACAGCCTTTGTGTTTCCGCCATCTCTGGAGCAGCAGCGGGGCACCCCGGGCGACCCGCTTGCCGACTGGGCGCACTCCCAGCACCGCAGAGGGGCGATTGCCTGTTCGGTCTGCGCCGGCGCCTTTTGGCTGGGGGCCGCAGGCCTGTTGCAGGGACGCCCCGCCACCACCCACTGGGCATTGGAGCAGGAATTTCAGACCAGGTTTCCACAGGTGGACCTGCAGGCAGAAGAGATCCTGATTGATGATCACGATGTGATCACCGCCGGCGGGCTTATGGCCTGGCTGGATCTGGGCCTTCACCTCGTCGGGCTATGGTACGGGCCAGGCATGGTGTCAAAACTGTCGCGGCATCTTCTGGTCGACCCGGCGGGGCGGGCGCAGCGGCATTACTCCAGCTTTCGCCCCAACCGCAGCCATGGCAACAGCGGCATCCTGAAGGCCCAGCGCCACATGGAGCAACATCTTGCCACGCCCCTGGCCAGCGCCGACCTGGCACAGGTTGCCGGCATGAGCCTGCGCAGTTTCAGCCGCCATTTTGACCGCGCCACCGGCTATACGCCAGCGGCATATCTTCAAAGTCTGCGCATTGAAAAGGCCCGCAACCGGCTGGAGCAAAGCACAGCCACGGTTGCAGAGATTTCCTGGGCCGTCGGCTATGCGGATCTGCCTGCCTTTTCGCGCGCCTTCAAATCGGTCACGGGCCTCACCCCCGGCGCCTATCGCGACCGGTTTCGCATCGCGCCACAGTCTCGCAAGCCATAG
- a CDS encoding YbaB/EbfC family nucleoid-associated protein, whose amino-acid sequence MLKGLGGLGDMAKMMKSAQELQTKMAEMQEELHNVMVVGEAGAGLVKATASAKGELKELDIDPSIFSGDDKEVVEDLILAAIKDAQSKAALKAQEEMKNLTESMGLPKDIKLPF is encoded by the coding sequence ATGCTCAAAGGCCTCGGCGGTCTTGGCGACATGGCCAAGATGATGAAATCGGCACAGGAACTGCAGACCAAAATGGCAGAGATGCAGGAAGAGCTGCACAATGTCATGGTGGTTGGCGAAGCAGGGGCCGGCTTGGTCAAGGCCACGGCCTCGGCCAAGGGGGAGCTGAAAGAGCTCGACATTGATCCGTCGATCTTTTCCGGTGATGACAAGGAAGTTGTCGAGGACCTGATCCTGGCGGCGATCAAGGATGCCCAGTCCAAGGCGGCGCTGAAGGCACAGGAAGAAATGAAAAACCTGACCGAGAGCATGGGCCTGCCCAAGGATATCAAGCTGCCTTTCTAA